One part of the Terrimicrobium sacchariphilum genome encodes these proteins:
- a CDS encoding type II restriction endonuclease, which yields MSPEEKAREKAAFKAALKEFASDLQHYVSSEDGQWAVKGFIDVFRNIYTITADTKIVSKILEVHLFPKILAFAEEHNLKVVLAEKQNWYPDFSFVGAADPEIKFAVDLKTTYRDPDRPGYVNGFTLGSHGEYFTNRSSTKNIQFPYKDYFGHFCLGAIYTRTVEEDLTGMEVYSVKELGSDPAAAEVPQKPLGGVLEEDDHKRRTFELKLKKVNRLQSIASVVRDFEFFACEKWELASDRAGSGNTANIGGIQSIEDIKTGNGVFVNLGEEIFDEYWMNHGKLKILKEGKEKAITKLDEYLIHRNLDVSLINRENARRRGRKRGQGALP from the coding sequence ATGTCTCCCGAAGAAAAAGCCAGAGAAAAAGCCGCATTCAAGGCCGCGCTCAAGGAGTTTGCCTCCGACTTACAGCACTACGTGTCGAGCGAAGACGGACAGTGGGCCGTCAAAGGCTTCATTGATGTATTCCGGAACATCTACACCATCACAGCCGACACAAAAATCGTCTCCAAGATTTTGGAAGTTCACCTGTTTCCCAAGATCCTCGCATTTGCCGAGGAGCACAACCTCAAGGTCGTGCTGGCAGAAAAGCAAAACTGGTATCCCGACTTTTCTTTCGTCGGGGCTGCCGACCCCGAAATCAAATTCGCCGTTGACCTTAAAACGACCTACCGCGACCCGGATAGGCCAGGCTACGTGAACGGCTTTACTCTCGGCAGTCATGGCGAGTATTTCACTAACCGATCGAGTACGAAGAACATCCAGTTCCCATACAAAGACTATTTTGGTCACTTCTGCCTAGGCGCGATCTACACCCGGACGGTCGAGGAGGACCTCACAGGCATGGAAGTTTATAGCGTGAAGGAACTGGGCTCCGACCCCGCCGCTGCCGAAGTTCCCCAAAAACCGCTGGGTGGCGTCCTCGAAGAGGATGATCACAAGAGAAGAACTTTCGAGTTGAAACTCAAAAAGGTAAACAGACTTCAGTCGATTGCCTCGGTCGTCCGGGATTTTGAGTTTTTCGCTTGTGAGAAATGGGAACTAGCCTCCGACCGCGCCGGCAGTGGTAACACTGCGAACATTGGTGGCATCCAGAGCATAGAAGACATCAAAACCGGCAACGGCGTCTTCGTGAACCTCGGTGAGGAAATCTTCGATGAATATTGGATGAACCACGGGAAGCTTAAAATACTCAAGGAAGGTAAAGAGAAGGCCATCACAAAATTGGATGAATATCTCATCCACCGAAACTTGGACGTTTCTCTCATCAACCGCGAAAACGCCCGTCGGCGGGGAAGAAAGAGAGGACAAGGCGCGCTACCATGA
- a CDS encoding DNA adenine methylase: MKVIVPPIKSQGIKTKLVPWIMEQITDKDREGRWIEPFMGTGVVGLNSRFEKALISDINPHLVAFYKAVRSGEITAQRVEEYLRNEGEKLRTAEDAGYVHYRAVRDRFNASFAPLDFLFLNRAGFNGMIRFSKKGNWNIPFCKKPDRFRDAYRTKIVNQVKNVQAVIKPKWEYTTARFDKTLKQAEVGDMIYCDPPYYGRYTDYFNTWSEKDEAELAALLHKTRAKFILSTWHHNDFRTNTSIEKHWSDFHIVTKEHFYHAGGKEENRNPVIEALVMNFEPPKPESPAKGKPTSHDQPELFAEQ; encoded by the coding sequence ATGAAAGTCATCGTTCCTCCGATCAAGTCGCAGGGTATCAAAACTAAGCTAGTCCCGTGGATCATGGAGCAGATTACGGATAAAGATCGCGAAGGCCGTTGGATCGAGCCTTTCATGGGCACGGGAGTGGTAGGTCTCAATTCAAGATTTGAGAAAGCCCTAATCTCTGACATAAACCCCCACCTCGTCGCCTTCTATAAAGCTGTGCGCTCTGGGGAAATTACCGCACAACGGGTGGAGGAATACCTCCGCAACGAAGGTGAAAAACTCCGCACGGCAGAAGACGCAGGGTACGTCCATTATCGAGCGGTGCGTGACCGCTTCAATGCCTCCTTCGCCCCGCTGGATTTTCTCTTCCTAAATCGAGCGGGCTTCAACGGCATGATTCGCTTCTCCAAAAAGGGCAACTGGAATATCCCTTTTTGCAAAAAGCCGGATAGATTCCGCGACGCCTATCGCACAAAGATCGTGAATCAGGTAAAAAACGTGCAAGCCGTTATCAAGCCAAAATGGGAGTATACCACCGCCCGTTTTGACAAGACGTTGAAGCAGGCAGAGGTCGGAGATATGATCTACTGCGACCCTCCTTACTATGGTCGCTACACGGACTATTTCAATACCTGGAGTGAGAAGGACGAAGCTGAGTTGGCAGCTCTGCTACACAAAACGAGGGCGAAATTCATTCTCTCGACATGGCACCATAATGACTTCCGCACCAATACTTCTATTGAGAAGCACTGGTCGGATTTTCACATTGTCACTAAGGAACATTTCTACCACGCCGGAGGGAAAGAGGAAAACCGCAACCCCGTCATCGAGGCGCTTGTTATGAACTTTGAGCCGCCGAAACCAGAATCACCAGCAAAAGGAAAACCAACATCACACGATCAGCCCGAACTCTTTGCAGAGC